In Microbacterium galbinum, a single window of DNA contains:
- a CDS encoding AI-2E family transporter: MSNEKPPASAPSDDAAAADEHSPTAAPVAAPANASSAPAASHSQRAVVIEPMTPSRSFWTRIDRPFVFGFLVTLGGLGALVLGLAVTSLSTVLIYIALALFAALGLDPSVRFLERRGLSRAISVVIVILSLIVVVALILWMVLPIVIEQIASFVRSVPGMIADFQRSDLYATLDDQFGDQFQGLVADVQKFLTDPGNIASIGGGALQVGASIASGISGVIVVLVLTLYFVATLPGMKQSMLRLIPARDRDRAGDITDQITDSVGGYVMGMVVLAFFNAILALLLYTFLGLPFPPLMATVAFCITLIPLVGSVMFWIIGTGLALFTDPLGALIFAAIYLVYMQIEAYVITPRVMNKAIAIPGSLVVIGALAGGTLLGLLGALVAVPVAASILIIIKQVWVPRQDARV; this comes from the coding sequence CGGACGAGCACTCGCCGACCGCGGCACCGGTTGCGGCGCCGGCGAACGCGTCGAGCGCGCCGGCTGCGTCGCACTCGCAGCGGGCCGTCGTGATCGAGCCGATGACGCCGAGCCGCTCGTTCTGGACCCGCATCGACCGCCCCTTCGTCTTCGGCTTCCTGGTGACTCTCGGCGGCCTCGGTGCGCTCGTGCTCGGGCTCGCGGTCACGAGCCTGTCGACCGTGCTCATCTACATCGCCCTCGCCCTCTTCGCCGCCCTCGGGCTCGACCCGTCGGTGCGCTTCCTCGAGCGCCGCGGGCTCTCCCGGGCGATCTCGGTCGTGATCGTGATCCTGTCGCTGATCGTCGTCGTGGCGCTGATCCTCTGGATGGTGCTGCCGATCGTGATCGAGCAGATCGCGAGCTTCGTGCGATCGGTCCCCGGGATGATCGCCGACTTCCAGCGCAGCGATCTCTACGCCACGCTCGACGACCAGTTCGGCGACCAGTTCCAGGGCCTCGTGGCCGACGTGCAGAAGTTCCTCACCGACCCCGGCAACATTGCCAGCATCGGCGGCGGCGCACTGCAGGTCGGAGCATCCATCGCCTCGGGGATCTCGGGTGTGATCGTGGTGCTCGTGCTCACCCTGTACTTCGTGGCGACTCTGCCGGGAATGAAGCAGAGCATGCTGCGCCTGATCCCCGCCCGTGACCGCGACCGCGCCGGCGACATCACCGACCAGATCACCGATTCGGTGGGTGGGTACGTGATGGGCATGGTCGTGCTCGCGTTCTTCAATGCGATCCTCGCGCTGCTGCTCTACACGTTCCTGGGGCTGCCGTTCCCGCCGCTCATGGCGACGGTCGCGTTCTGCATCACGCTGATCCCCCTCGTCGGATCGGTGATGTTCTGGATCATCGGCACGGGCCTCGCGCTCTTCACCGACCCGCTCGGTGCGCTGATCTTCGCGGCGATCTACCTCGTCTACATGCAGATCGAGGCGTACGTCATCACTCCGCGCGTCATGAACAAGGCGATCGCGATCCCCGGCTCGCTCGTGGTGATCGGCGCCCTCGCCGGTGGCACGCTGCTCGGTCTGCTCGGGGCTCTCGTGGCGGTGCCGGTGGCGGCATCCATCCTCATCATCATCAAGCAGGTCTGGGTCCCGAGGCAGGACGCCCGGGTGTAG
- a CDS encoding ABC transporter substrate-binding protein translates to MFTARGKRSVLAVGLVAAAALTLSACGGSNPLDEPSDSAGSGSGDTIVVGSQAYYSNEIIAEIYAQALSNAGFDVETQLNIGQRDAYMPEVESGAINVFPEYTGSLLEYLSKDGVDVTSPDDVYAALQDALPDSLTALDFAEASDQDTYTVLKSFADEYGITSIADLSKAPSPVTIGAAPEFEQRPYSPSAAKDVYGVDLQFSATGPSTLESLLAGEIQVADIYTADPAFETEDIVALEDPENLIISSNVVPIVSSDIADEVSDVLNEVSAKLTAEELVSLNVLSTVDQQSSKDIAKKWLEDQGLI, encoded by the coding sequence ATGTTCACAGCACGAGGCAAGCGCTCCGTCCTCGCCGTCGGCCTTGTCGCCGCGGCCGCGCTCACCCTGTCGGCCTGCGGCGGAAGCAACCCGCTCGACGAGCCGTCCGACAGCGCCGGTTCCGGCAGCGGCGACACGATCGTCGTCGGCTCGCAGGCGTACTACTCGAACGAGATCATCGCCGAGATCTACGCCCAGGCCCTCTCGAACGCCGGTTTCGACGTCGAGACGCAGCTCAACATCGGTCAGCGCGACGCGTACATGCCCGAGGTCGAGTCCGGCGCGATCAACGTCTTCCCCGAGTACACGGGCAGCCTGCTCGAGTACCTGTCGAAGGACGGGGTCGACGTCACCAGCCCCGACGATGTCTACGCCGCCCTGCAGGACGCCCTGCCCGACAGCCTGACGGCTCTCGACTTCGCCGAGGCATCCGACCAGGACACCTACACGGTGCTCAAGAGCTTCGCCGACGAGTACGGCATCACCTCGATCGCCGACCTGTCGAAGGCTCCGTCGCCCGTCACCATCGGTGCGGCTCCCGAGTTCGAGCAGCGCCCGTACAGCCCGTCTGCGGCCAAGGATGTCTACGGCGTGGACCTGCAGTTCTCGGCCACCGGCCCGAGCACGCTCGAGTCGCTGCTCGCCGGCGAGATCCAGGTCGCCGACATCTACACCGCCGACCCGGCCTTCGAGACCGAAGACATCGTGGCCCTCGAAGACCCCGAGAACCTGATCATCTCGTCGAACGTCGTGCCGATCGTGTCGAGCGACATCGCCGACGAGGTCTCCGACGTGCTCAACGAGGTCAGCGCCAAGCTCACCGCCGAGGAGCTCGTGTCGCTGAACGTGCTCAGCACGGTCGACCAGCAGTCGTCGAAGGACATCGCCAAGAAGTGGCTCGAGGACCAGGGTCTGATCTGA